One Dunckerocampus dactyliophorus isolate RoL2022-P2 chromosome 15, RoL_Ddac_1.1, whole genome shotgun sequence genomic window, GGAGCAGCAGGTGGCGGGCAGCACGGTGGCGTAGGTGTATATGGCGGGGTAGCTGGAGTCGGCCACAATGGAGTACATGGCAAACGGGAGCCAGCACACCCCGAAGGCACACAGGATGGCCGACAGCGTGGAGACGCCCTTGGTGGTGGAGATGGCCACGAACTGGTGCTGCACGGCGATCTGCTGTGCATGGCGAAAGGCGATCTTGCAGATCTGCAGGTACAGCTGCATCATGAGGGCGAAAACCAGCAGGAAGGTGACGGCGAGCGCCACAGCGTTGTTTTTGGTGACGGGCCGGCAGATGCTGCACATGGACTCGTCCCGCAGGCAGTTCCAGCCGAGCGCCGGCAGCAGGCCCAGCGTGACACATGAGAGCCAGATGAAGATGACCATCACATAAGTGAAGGTGACCGTCCGTTCCGTGTGGTAGGTCAGCGCGTTGTACAGCGACAGGTAGCGGTCCACCGTGATGGCCAGGATGTTGAGAACGGACGCAGAGAAGGCCGAGATGAGCAGTCCCACTGACAGAAGAGTCACCAGCTCCAGCGAGCCATCCACCAAGTAGGTGAAGACAAAGTTCAAGATGAGGCCGAGACCAGCCAGGAGGTCGGCCACTGCCAGTGAGCCGATCAGGATGAACATGGGCGCCCGCAGAGTGGGAGTGTAGAAGAGCACGGCGATGACCAGCGCGTTCTCGCACGAAATGAGCGTTCCTGTCACGCACAGCGCTATGTCCCACGGGCTCACCTCCTGGACAGCCACGGCGGTGGTTGCCGGCAGGAGGTCCGGGGTCATCCGCACCACCGGCTCGGAGGAGGCGTTGGAGAGCTCCTCAGAGAGACCCCAGGAGGTGGATGAGCTGACGAGGTCCAGGGGGGACGAGGAGTTCAGGCTGCCACCGCTGCTCACGGCTGCTGCCGCGGCCAGCGAGAGGATCATGGCTGGAGGAAGAAAGTGGGAAGAGATGAAGGAGTTGAAAGTTGAGAAGGAGACACGGAGTGGAAGTTGGGAGGAGAACGCGTGTGATGATCAGCGTGGAGAGCGATGA contains:
- the gpr185b gene encoding G-protein coupled receptor 12 isoform X2, with translation MILSLAAAAAVSSGGSLNSSSPLDLVSSSTSWGLSEELSNASSEPVVRMTPDLLPATTAVAVQEVSPWDIALCVTGTLISCENALVIAVLFYTPTLRAPMFILIGSLAVADLLAGLGLILNFVFTYLVDGSLELVTLLSVGLLISAFSASVLNILAITVDRYLSLYNALTYHTERTVTFTYVMVIFIWLSCVTLGLLPALGWNCLRDESMCSICRPVTKNNAVALAVTFLLVFALMMQLYLQICKIAFRHAQQIAVQHQFVAISTTKGVSTLSAILCAFGVCWLPFAMYSIVADSSYPAIYTYATVLPATCCSVINPIIYAFRNPDIQKSLWMACCGCVPSNLSLRPRASSDV
- the gpr185b gene encoding G-protein coupled receptor 12 isoform X1, with amino-acid sequence MVWTGSSVSILLGMWHLLAMILSLAAAAAVSSGGSLNSSSPLDLVSSSTSWGLSEELSNASSEPVVRMTPDLLPATTAVAVQEVSPWDIALCVTGTLISCENALVIAVLFYTPTLRAPMFILIGSLAVADLLAGLGLILNFVFTYLVDGSLELVTLLSVGLLISAFSASVLNILAITVDRYLSLYNALTYHTERTVTFTYVMVIFIWLSCVTLGLLPALGWNCLRDESMCSICRPVTKNNAVALAVTFLLVFALMMQLYLQICKIAFRHAQQIAVQHQFVAISTTKGVSTLSAILCAFGVCWLPFAMYSIVADSSYPAIYTYATVLPATCCSVINPIIYAFRNPDIQKSLWMACCGCVPSNLSLRPRASSDV